In Microbacterium esteraromaticum, the following proteins share a genomic window:
- a CDS encoding serine hydrolase domain-containing protein, protein MTAIDDALSRIDGWPVDNVSAVVVAADGSVVGSRGDLDRVYRLASVTKPLTAYAALVAVEEGVFDLDDPAGPAGSTVRHLLAHTSGLDFSDDTVRAEPGTRRIYSNRGFEVLAQTLEERAEIPFATYIHEAVFAPLGMTSTRLNGSAGAGAESTAADLARFAAELQRPALLAPQTVSLATTTAFPGLYGVLPGYGVQRPNDWGLGFELRDGKSPHWTSTANSPATFGHFGQSGTFLWVDPQAQAACVVLADRDFGPWAAEAWPPLSDAVLAALRG, encoded by the coding sequence ATGACCGCGATCGACGATGCTCTGAGCCGGATCGACGGATGGCCGGTCGACAACGTGTCAGCCGTTGTCGTCGCCGCCGACGGGTCGGTCGTCGGGTCGCGTGGCGACCTCGATCGCGTCTACCGCCTGGCATCCGTCACGAAGCCGCTCACCGCCTACGCGGCGCTCGTAGCCGTCGAGGAGGGCGTGTTCGACCTCGACGACCCCGCAGGGCCCGCGGGCTCGACCGTGCGGCACCTGCTCGCCCACACCTCCGGCCTCGACTTCTCGGATGACACGGTGCGCGCTGAGCCCGGCACCCGCCGCATCTACTCGAACCGCGGCTTCGAGGTGCTGGCTCAGACGCTCGAGGAGCGGGCTGAGATCCCCTTCGCGACGTATATCCACGAGGCCGTGTTCGCGCCGCTCGGCATGACGTCCACGAGGCTCAACGGGTCGGCCGGGGCCGGCGCCGAGTCGACCGCCGCCGATCTCGCCCGGTTCGCCGCCGAGCTGCAGCGTCCCGCGCTGCTGGCGCCGCAGACGGTGTCACTCGCCACGACGACGGCTTTCCCCGGCCTGTACGGCGTGCTGCCCGGCTATGGCGTGCAGCGCCCCAACGACTGGGGCCTGGGGTTCGAGCTGCGCGACGGCAAGTCGCCGCACTGGACGTCGACCGCGAACTCCCCCGCGACCTTCGGCCACTTCGGCCAGAGCGGCACCTTCCTGTGGGTCGACCCGCAGGCGCAGGCGGCATGCGTGGTGCTCGCCGATCGCGACTTCGGTCCGTGGGCGGCCGAGGCTTGGCCGCCGCTGTCGGATGCCGTGCTCGCGGCGCTCCGCGGCTGA
- a CDS encoding CGNR zinc finger domain-containing protein — translation MHLNPYGEYAVLLAASLADDWPADRAGIEQRTRDFGMTMAFDEGDDDHARVRAVVDAWLEVVDAETHADRAAILNAQMAAAAAYPQLTDHDGEGWHLHYRDAVQTLPVVLEAVISVGTALHLAGRGMHRLGRCEAAPCRRVVVDVTRNGRQRYCSVRCANRDAVRRHRARGAAGV, via the coding sequence ATGCATCTCAACCCTTACGGAGAGTACGCAGTGCTGCTGGCCGCATCTCTCGCCGACGACTGGCCGGCCGACCGAGCCGGCATCGAGCAGCGCACGAGGGACTTCGGCATGACGATGGCCTTCGACGAAGGCGACGACGACCACGCACGCGTGCGCGCGGTCGTCGATGCGTGGCTCGAGGTCGTCGACGCCGAGACGCACGCCGATCGAGCCGCGATCCTCAACGCGCAGATGGCCGCCGCGGCGGCGTATCCGCAGCTGACCGACCACGACGGCGAGGGCTGGCACCTGCACTACCGCGACGCGGTGCAGACCCTGCCCGTCGTCCTCGAGGCGGTGATCAGCGTCGGGACGGCTCTGCATCTCGCGGGGCGCGGGATGCACCGGCTGGGGCGCTGCGAGGCGGCACCCTGCAGGCGGGTGGTCGTCGACGTCACCAGAAACGGACGCCAGCGGTACTGCTCGGTGCGGTGCGCGAATAGGGATGCCGTGCGCCGGCACCGCGCGCGAGGCGCCGCCGGCGTGTGA
- a CDS encoding IMPACT family protein: MSVPSRLLPATIAAPVEHELVIRKSRFLTVVAPVASSEEADAVIAAAKKRHWDARHNCSAQVTGLLGDRARSSDDGEPSGTAGVPMLEVLRRRELTDVVAVVTRWFGGIKLGAGGLVRAYSSAVSETLDVAALVDRRVLQQVRVAADHADAGRFDNLLRDWVSRSGAVLGETSYGAAAEFEVWAPAGAVAGLQAEVSALSAGTVSAVDTGAERVIDVPR, from the coding sequence ATGTCCGTGCCGTCCCGTCTGCTGCCGGCGACGATCGCGGCTCCGGTCGAGCATGAGCTGGTGATCCGCAAGTCGCGGTTTCTTACGGTGGTCGCGCCGGTGGCGTCGTCGGAAGAGGCGGATGCCGTCATCGCCGCGGCGAAGAAACGGCACTGGGATGCCAGGCACAATTGCAGCGCCCAGGTGACGGGCCTGCTCGGTGACCGGGCTCGGTCGTCGGATGACGGCGAGCCGTCGGGGACGGCGGGGGTGCCGATGCTCGAAGTGCTGCGCCGACGCGAGCTGACCGATGTCGTCGCGGTCGTCACCCGCTGGTTCGGCGGGATCAAGCTCGGTGCGGGCGGGCTGGTGCGGGCGTACTCATCGGCTGTCTCCGAGACCCTCGATGTCGCGGCGCTGGTCGATCGCAGGGTGCTGCAGCAGGTGCGTGTCGCGGCGGATCATGCGGATGCCGGCCGGTTCGACAATCTGCTGCGCGACTGGGTCTCGCGCAGCGGGGCGGTGCTGGGCGAGACCTCGTACGGGGCCGCGGCGGAGTTCGAGGTGTGGGCCCCAGCCGGCGCGGTCGCGGGGCTTCAGGCCGAGGTCTCCGCGCTGTCGGCGGGAACTGTGTCCGCGGTCGATACCGGTGCGGAGCGGGTCATCGACGTACCGCGCTGA